TCCATCACCGGACCAGCTTGGTGAAGCCGGCCCGGATGTTTGTGGGGCGTCCGGCCGCAACGCCGCGGGGAACAACCAATTTTTGAAGCACGGTGAAGAAACCCTCAAGCGCGAGCGCCAGCAGAATGACCAGAATGGATCCACCCAGCATCTGCGCATAATCGAGATTCTTCAACCCTGTGAAGAGGAAACGGCCGAGGCCGAAGTTGGCAACATAGGCCGCCAGGGTGGCGGTAGCCACAATTTGCAGCGCGGCAGAACGCAGCCCCCCGATCAGCAGTGGCAGACCGAGCGGCAGCTCGACCTTGCGCACAATCTGCCACTCCGACATGCCCACTGCTCGGGCAGCATCGATGGTGGCGCGGTCAATCGCTTGAAATCCGGTATATGCCCCGGCAAGAATGGGCGGTATCGCCAACACGGTGAGCGCCACATACGGAGCTGTTAAACCGATCCCCACTGACAGGGCCACGAGAGTGAGAAGCCCGAGTGTGGGGATGGCACGAAAGGCGCCCGACGTGCCCACGGCCAGGCCGCGTCCCCGCCCGGTGTGCCCAATCAGGAATCCGAGGGGAATCGCAATGGCCGACGCAAAAACGAGGGTCACGAAGGTGAACCACAGGTGCTCCAGCAACCGGATGCCGATGGCGTTGGACCCCACATAGTTGGCGGGGTCGAACAGCCAGGCGAGTGCGTCCACAAAGAAGTTCATGCTCGTGCCTCCGCTGCCGGGCGGACCGGGGTGCGGACTGCCCGAGACACCGTGGGTCTCGTCCACGGCATGAGCAGACGGCCGATGAGCACGAGTGCGCCATCGAGCGCGAGCGCGAGGGCTACCGTGGCGATGATTCCCGCAATGATCTCCGCCTGAATACCGCGCTGAAAACCGTCGGTGAAGAGGCTGCCGAGGCTCTGGGCACCAATGACAGCACCCACCGTGGCAAGGCTCACGGTACTCACGGCCACGACACGCAGCCCGGCGAGGAGTACCGGTCCGGCCAGGGGAATCTCCACACGCCAGAATTGCGTCCACTCCGAAAAGCCCACCGCGGTCGCGGACTGGCGAACGTCACGGTCAACGGCGGCGAGGCCATCTGCTACCACCCGCACCATGAGCGCCACACCGTAGAGCGTGAGGGCAATGATGAGGTTGAGGGGGGAACGGATGCTTGTTCCCACGATGAAGGGAAGCATGATGAACAGCGGGAGGGAGGGGACGGCATAGAGCAGCCCCACGCTGGTGAGAATGATTCCCCGACTGACGCGGTAGCGATGCGCCAGCCAGCCCAGGGGTAAGGCGAAAAAAAAGCTGAGAATGATGGGTGGGACGGTCAACACCATGTGTTCGAGCGTTCGATCCCAAATGAGGTCGAGGTTGGACCAGATCCAGTTCACCGCGGATCCCGTGGCCGATCGGCAAGTACACCGGCCAGCCGTCCATCGTCATCCACGAGCACGTCACCGGTGGCGCGCGTCTCTACGTGGAGCACGCGTTTGCCGCGGTCGGCACCCACAAAGCTGGCAACAAAATCGTCCGCGGGATTGGCGAGAATCTCGGCCGGAGAACCCACCTGCGCGATCAGACCCCCGGTGCGGAGGATCACGACCTGGTCACCGAGCAGGAACGCTTCATCGATGTCGTGCGTCACAAACACAACGGTCTTACCCAGTTCGTGCTGCAGACGCAGGAGTTCCTGCTGCAACTCCGCGCGCACAATCGGGTCGACGGCACCGAAGGGCTCGTCCATGAGGAGAATATTGGGGTTCACGGCGAGTCCACGCGCTACGCCCACCCGCTGCTGCTGTCCGCCAGAGAGCTGACTCGGGTACCGATCAGCCAGGGAGCGGTCGAGCCCGACCGTGTCGAGCAGTTCAAGAGCGTCGGCCCGCGCCTGGCGCCGCGACACACCGCGCAGAAGCGGGACCGTTGCCACGTTATCGATCACCTTGCGGTGTGGAAGCAGACCGGAATTCTGCATGACGTACCCGATGCTTCGCCGAAGTTTGACCGGGGCCAGCGTGGCGATGCTGTCACCGTCGATGGTGATCGATCCACTCGTAGGGTCAACCATGCGATTGATCATGCGCAGCAACGTTGTCTTGCCTGATCCTGACGAACCCACCAAGACCGTAATCTTGTGGGACGGGATGACCAGACTGAAGTCGTTGACAGCCACGGTGCCGTCCGGAAAACGCTTCGATACCGCACTAAATTCGATCATGCAGGTGGCTCATTCCTTGCGTCACGTCGGAGCGACACACACCGGATACCTAAGCCAATCACTATCCGGGCAGACGGCAAAATTACCGGCGCAGGATACCGCTAATATTTTTACGCTGGCCGCGTACGAGCCGCACGTCGCGCTGCAGGTCTGGCTACAGGTCCTGTTAGCCGACGGCCTCAAAGCTCAGCGGTACGCTCGGTCCGTAGAAGCTCACCAGGTAGGCATGTAGCACCCGTCGGCACTCCGCAATGAAACGTTCGTCGCCCAGCGGATCCACCTGGAACGCCCGCGACAGCAGGGCATCGGCTAGTTCCACGGCAACTTCGAGACGAAACGTGAGCTCGGGTTCGCGAGGAAGGTCGAATTCGTCGGCGAAGGCGGTGGCGAGCTGACGGGCAAAAGAGGCTGACTCGAGGTCTGCTTCCTCGCCGATGCTCGGTACGTCACGATCAGCAAAATTCAGAATCCGAAAGCCCGGCTCAGAACGGTACAACCCGACAAATGCTGTGATAGCCCCGTCGACAGCATCCCACCAGGTTGCTGGCTTGTTCGCCGCCAGTTCTTCCGCTACTCGTTGGCGCAGCCGCTGCACGGTGCGCTCGTGCAGCGCATTCAGAACCGCAACCCGGTCCGGGTAGTAGCGATAAACAGTGCCGATGGACGCCCCCGCCCGCTCAGCGATCATCGCGGTTGTGATGCGATCAAAACCCACCTCATCCACAACGGATGCCGCCGCGTCAAGCAAACCCGACAGGCGCGCGGCACTGCGCTGCTGTATGGGTTCGGCGCGCCCTTGGAGACCCGGGGCGATGCTGGCCTCACCAAAAAAGTCGACGTGCGACATAAACCCCCTTCTACATGATTCCACATACTACTTGCCCGAACCGTTCTTCCCTATTTGGGGGGTCAAAGAGAGTACGCGCGCCGCCCGAGAGCCTCGCACATGAGACACTTATGAAGTGCCAGAGTCCCGAGACAAGACGCCAATCGCGCTCACTCCCGCTCATATGATGCACCGGGCAGCCCGAATCGAAGACTGGCTGCATGACCGCCGGGAAATTTTTGCGCGCGGTCGAGGGTATCGCCCGACGGTGATTCCGTTCACGGGGTATGGATCCACCGGTTGGGTACGCATTCTCTGTCGGGTTCTCCTTGCTAAACCGGACAGGGTCGGTGTCACTCCGCGCAAGAAGAAGCCGCGCAGCGATGGTCGCGACGCCGGCATCCGCGGCTGGCGAAGTTTTACCAGCGTGCCCGTGAAGGCTGTCACCGTGGTGATCGAGATCGACGGACAGCTCCACGAGGTGGAGGCGGATCGCGGCGGTGTGGTCGACACCGTCGTGCAGGTATCCCTCACTCCGGGTTGGCATGTGGCGCGGCTGCACACCGAGGATTCCGCCGTGCAGGAGGCTCCGCTGTTCATTGTGGCTCCCGACACCGCTCGAGGAATTGTCTCGGATGTCGACGACACGGTCATGGTTACGACGCTTCCTCGACCGCTTCTGGCGGCCTGGAACACGTTTGTGCTTGATGAGCATGCCCGCGTTCCCACGCCGGGAATGGCGGTGTTTCTGGAACGCTTGGCCTTCGCATCCACTGGCGCACCGGTTATCTATCTCTCAACCGGTGCCTGGAATGTGGCCCCCACTCTCACACGTTTTCTCTCCCGCAATCTGTACCCGGCCGGTGCTCTGCTGCTCACCGATTGGGGTCCCACGCACGACCGGCTCTTCCGCAGCGGACGTGAGCACAAGCGTGAGAATCTGCGCCGCCTCGCGCAGGAGTTTCCGCACATTCAGTGGATTCTCATTGGTGATGATGGTCAGCATGACGAGGACATCTACAGCGAGTTTCTGCACGATTTTCCGGGGAGCGTGGCCGCCGTGGCTATTCGTCAGCTCTCACCGAGCGAGGCCGTTCTGGCCGGGAGCCGGTCCAGGGATGCGATCGAGGGCACCGAGGAGACTCCCTGGGTGTACGGACCGGATGGTTCCAGTCTGGCGAACCAGTTGGCCGAGTTCGGGCTGCTCTGATCTAGCTTGACCTGACCTGGCTAGGCCAGAATTCGGTCCAGGCCGCGGTTGATCTGCCGTGCCCACAGCGGTCCCCGGTAGAGGAAGGCGGTGTAGCCCTGCACGAGTGTGGCTCCGGCCGACAGTCGCTCTGCCACCTGCTCTGCCGTGTCAACGCCACCGACGGAGATCACACAGAACGCGCGGGGAACAACGGCGCGAATGATCCGCAAAACGGCCAGCGAGCGATCCGCCAGGGGTGCTCCGGAGAGTCCGCCGGCTCCGGCCGCCAAGACGGTGGCGGCATCCGTTTTCAGGTTTTCACGCGACAGCGTGGTGTTGGTGGCGATGATTCCGTCGAGGCCGAGGGTCACGGCCAGTTCGGAAATGCGCGTCACCTCCTCATCGCTGAGGTCAGGGGCAATCTTCACCAGGAGCGGGGTCGTGCCAGCGCTGGCCTTGACGGCGGTGAGGAGCGGGGCAAGCCGGTCGAGTTCCTGCAGGCCACGCAGGCCCGGTGTGTTGGGCGAACTCACGTTGACCACCAGATAATCGGCCAGTGGGGCCAGGAGGCGCGTGCTCACGAGGTAGTCATCCGTGGCGTCATCGACCGAGGTGACTCGGCTTTTGCCAATATTGATGCCGAGAACGGGTCTGCCCGCGGCTTGACGAATACGGGTCAGCCGCGGCACGGCGGCCAGCGCTCCCCCGTTGTTGAAGCCCATGCGATTGATCACCGCACGGTCGGCGACCAGTCGGAACAGGCGTGGCCGCGGGTTACCGGGCTGAGCGATTGCCGTCAGCGTTCCTACCTCAACGTGGCCGAACCCCAGGTGACCCAGGCCGAGCACGGCCTCGCCGTCTTTATCAAACCCGGCGGCG
This sequence is a window from Cryobacterium sp. CG_9.6. Protein-coding genes within it:
- a CDS encoding ATP-binding cassette domain-containing protein; the protein is MIEFSAVSKRFPDGTVAVNDFSLVIPSHKITVLVGSSGSGKTTLLRMINRMVDPTSGSITIDGDSIATLAPVKLRRSIGYVMQNSGLLPHRKVIDNVATVPLLRGVSRRQARADALELLDTVGLDRSLADRYPSQLSGGQQQRVGVARGLAVNPNILLMDEPFGAVDPIVRAELQQELLRLQHELGKTVVFVTHDIDEAFLLGDQVVILRTGGLIAQVGSPAEILANPADDFVASFVGADRGKRVLHVETRATGDVLVDDDGRLAGVLADRPRDPR
- a CDS encoding TetR/AcrR family transcriptional regulator, which produces MSHVDFFGEASIAPGLQGRAEPIQQRSAARLSGLLDAAASVVDEVGFDRITTAMIAERAGASIGTVYRYYPDRVAVLNALHERTVQRLRQRVAEELAANKPATWWDAVDGAITAFVGLYRSEPGFRILNFADRDVPSIGEEADLESASFARQLATAFADEFDLPREPELTFRLEVAVELADALLSRAFQVDPLGDERFIAECRRVLHAYLVSFYGPSVPLSFEAVG
- a CDS encoding quinone-dependent dihydroorotate dehydrogenase, with the protein product MYPLFFSLVLRRLDPEQAHHLAFTVIKRLPLLGIGKVVRRFTAPRTDLGVDALGLHFDSPFGVAAGFDKDGEAVLGLGHLGFGHVEVGTLTAIAQPGNPRPRLFRLVADRAVINRMGFNNGGALAAVPRLTRIRQAAGRPVLGINIGKSRVTSVDDATDDYLVSTRLLAPLADYLVVNVSSPNTPGLRGLQELDRLAPLLTAVKASAGTTPLLVKIAPDLSDEEVTRISELAVTLGLDGIIATNTTLSRENLKTDAATVLAAGAGGLSGAPLADRSLAVLRIIRAVVPRAFCVISVGGVDTAEQVAERLSAGATLVQGYTAFLYRGPLWARQINRGLDRILA
- a CDS encoding ABC transporter permease subunit produces the protein MNFFVDALAWLFDPANYVGSNAIGIRLLEHLWFTFVTLVFASAIAIPLGFLIGHTGRGRGLAVGTSGAFRAIPTLGLLTLVALSVGIGLTAPYVALTVLAIPPILAGAYTGFQAIDRATIDAARAVGMSEWQIVRKVELPLGLPLLIGGLRSAALQIVATATLAAYVANFGLGRFLFTGLKNLDYAQMLGGSILVILLALALEGFFTVLQKLVVPRGVAAGRPTNIRAGFTKLVR
- a CDS encoding ABC transporter permease, which codes for MNWIWSNLDLIWDRTLEHMVLTVPPIILSFFFALPLGWLAHRYRVSRGIILTSVGLLYAVPSLPLFIMLPFIVGTSIRSPLNLIIALTLYGVALMVRVVADGLAAVDRDVRQSATAVGFSEWTQFWRVEIPLAGPVLLAGLRVVAVSTVSLATVGAVIGAQSLGSLFTDGFQRGIQAEIIAGIIATVALALALDGALVLIGRLLMPWTRPTVSRAVRTPVRPAAEARA
- a CDS encoding phosphatase domain-containing protein, producing the protein MMHRAARIEDWLHDRREIFARGRGYRPTVIPFTGYGSTGWVRILCRVLLAKPDRVGVTPRKKKPRSDGRDAGIRGWRSFTSVPVKAVTVVIEIDGQLHEVEADRGGVVDTVVQVSLTPGWHVARLHTEDSAVQEAPLFIVAPDTARGIVSDVDDTVMVTTLPRPLLAAWNTFVLDEHARVPTPGMAVFLERLAFASTGAPVIYLSTGAWNVAPTLTRFLSRNLYPAGALLLTDWGPTHDRLFRSGREHKRENLRRLAQEFPHIQWILIGDDGQHDEDIYSEFLHDFPGSVAAVAIRQLSPSEAVLAGSRSRDAIEGTEETPWVYGPDGSSLANQLAEFGLL